Proteins co-encoded in one Malus sylvestris chromosome 9, drMalSylv7.2, whole genome shotgun sequence genomic window:
- the LOC126583505 gene encoding uncharacterized protein LOC126583505 — translation MNTTSFLDKQIMDLSQGSKQQQHQNDDFIDLMKMNTNTNNSRRKDGGGEEEHQVGGTGNGNGISKKEFQEMLPSYDFQPIRPVVGASSPSRSFDAAPNLGGGATRAWNSGESKSNTASPIRNYGSMDSLEPGKLILEKDRNAAIVSEIDQTMKKHADNLLHMLEGVSARLTQLESRTRNLENSVDDLKISVGNNHGNTDGTMRQLEGILRDVQTGVKDMKDKQEIVEAQLNLARIQMSNPKIDPQPEPQNAGHVDSGQTPASAPQHSHQQIHPPVNLPPSIPAVSHPNAPSQPMPQSVPHTVQHPNQFSQNQIPTVPQRDPYFPAPGQTQEAPNQQYQLPPGQQPVPPPPVPPHQQFQPATQPRYSQPPPQLPQQHPSLAPVNPSQIQPTLGHHAEESPYIPSQNYPPTLRQPPSHTPGSLPPSQQYYSPAANAYEPPPSRPSSGYPSGYNPPSGLGESYQYGGPPSQYGGSSSMKPQHHSSSATAQSGGSGYPQLPTARVLPHANPTPSGPGGSSPSSGSGSRVPIDDVIDQVATMGFSRDQVRAAVQKLTDSGQAVDLNVVLDKLMNDGDVQQPRGWYGR, via the exons ATGAACACGACGTCGTTTCTGGACAAGCAGATAATGGATCTGTCGCAGGGATcgaagcagcagcagcaccagAACGACGACTTCATCGACCTGATGAAGATGAACACCAACACCAACAACAGCCGCCGCAAAGACGGCGGAGGAGAAGAAGAGCATCAGGTCGGCGGTACCGGCAATGGAAATGGGATTTCCAAGAAGGAGTTTCAAGAGATGCTTCCCAGCTACGATTTCCAGCCGATTCGCCCCGTCGTCGGTGCTTCTTCCCCGTCGCGGAGTTTCGATGCTGCGCCCAATCTCGGAGGAGGAGCGACTAGGGCTTGGAACTCTGGCGAGTCCAAGTCGAACACTGCATCTCCAATCCGA AATTATGGTTCAATGGATTCCCTTGAACCTGGAAAACTTATTTTAGAGAAGGACCGCAATGCTGCAATTGTGTCAGAGATTGACCAGACCATGAAGAAGCATGCCGATAATTTGCTACATATGTTGGAAGGCGTTAGTGCACGACTAACACAACTAGAGAGCAGAACCCGCAATCTTGAGAATTCTGTGGATGATTTGAAGATATCTGTTGGAAACAATCATGGGAATACTGATGGAACGATGCGACAGTTGGAGGGTATTCTTAGAGAT GTGCAAACAGGTGTTAAGGATATGAAGGATAAGCAAGAAATAGTAGAGGCTCAACTGAATCTTGCAAGGATACAAATGTCCAATCCCAAGATAGACCCTCAACCAGAACCTCAGAATGCTGGACATGTGGATTCTGGGCAGACACCTGCTTCTGCTCCTCAACATTCTCACCAACAAATTCATCCCCCCGTGAACCTTCCTCCCTCAATTCCTGCTGTCTCTCATCCAAATGCTCCTTCCCAACCTATGCCCCAAAGTGTACCACATACAGTTCAGCATCCAAATCAGTTCTCTCAGAACCAGATCCCTACCGTTCCTCAGCGAGACCCTTATTTCCCAGCGCCTGGTCAAACTCAAGAAGCTCCAAATCAGCAATACCAATTACCTCCAGGCCAGCAGCCAGTTCCCCCTCCTCCAGTGCCACCACATCAACAATTTCAACCAGCCACTCAACCACGGTATTCCCAGCCACCGCCTCAGCTGCCTCAACAGCACCCTTCGCTTGCCCCTGTTAATCCCTCTCAGATCCAGCCTACACTAGGCCACCATGCTGAAGAGTCGCCCTATATTCCTTCCCAGAACTACCCACCTACTCTTCGGCAGCCACCTTCTCATACGCCCGGCAGTCTTCCCCCATCCCAACAGTATTACAGTCCAGCTGCAAATGCATATGAGCCACCACCTAGCAGACCCAGTTCAGGGTATCCTTCCGGGTATAACCCTCCATCTGGGCTTGGTGAATCGTACCAATACGGTGGACCACCTTCTCAATACGGCGGTAGCTCCTCAATGAAACCACAACATCACTCTTCTTCTGCTACAGCTCAAAGTGGAGGCAGTGGTTACCCACAGCTCCCAACTGCTCGGGTGCTACCACATGCCAATCCTACTCCATCTGGGCCGGGTGGCAGTTCACCTTCATCCGGTAGTGGAAGCAGAGTACCCATTGATGATGTGATTGACCAAGTGGCAACTATGGGGTTCTCCAGAGACCAAGTCAGGGCCGCAGTTCAGAAGCTGACAGACAGCGGCCAGGCAGTTGACCTCAATGTGGTGCTAGATAAGTTGATGAATGACGGGGATGTTCAGCAGCCCCGAGGTTGGTATGGGCGATAG
- the LOC126583503 gene encoding zinc finger CCCH domain-containing protein 41, translating to MSQLSIDFEGSMELKVSSPKPGGLSPSDCISDPEEKELSDDDDDDRNHKHRRRDTRSQSLETDTLDQVITRPFRNRNKPFVNGNSFRDNDSQASTPWRNQNSTDFSVKFDKRRPGSTSLPRAPFDLNHRIRANQAFPGDLGPGRGRGRDYGSWSQRGPRFNSDFASQMVQQGSIRPSLFPGRGLPNVSSAQSGSWNAFGLIPGIPNGSMDTLHSIGLQGTLRPPIHSSLNMGIPLPRCRDFEERGFCLRGDMCPMEHGVNRIVIEDVQSLSQFNLPVSIPNAHLLGKPTGPGSLPSVSASSTALLNSKSLHGKTSKTGVTDDGLGVNGSYSGPGYADGADLYDPDQPLWNNNCPETSNALLGLQSPRNDETETLLNDADNEFPIRSVGTASSSQSTSMSVWGRIGSSKSRLDVKEKIEPVINSSDYIESDTKEGKEALVNIQTPPRQGKRIIAEDGPNTMDSLPKTPFDSTRNIRRPSQKALRTLFVNGIPQKNNKREALLSHFQKFGEVIDIYIPSNSERAFIQFSRREEAEAALTAPDAVMGNRFIRLWWANRDRIPDEGTGTPSNFSGTPHGVTTGSVPLPPHSSGASISKDNLQSAAPKGSIVHASDASLPAIDNSKPITSNDPKAPPLQKKLDSLEQLKEELRKKQEMLAQKRNDFRRQLDKLEKQATGPKGETDTEQAAKRPKVGTTTEAGKAVTPNSSNPSPADAMHAEMTDKNKSGESIVSCSPKPSTPVVLQQSPSLKLQTIRPLGPLGSPSPLNRYKLDNRPTGFKILPPLPAGFANVAIMKEHFSPYGDLSNAELEDLESREGDSELEKSKDCSARITFTTRRSAERAFLNGKCWEGHDLKFIWLTSSTGNDRSGRENSPSTTPKGPLPVDTQPADKEACIDSQEAAASGNGEPEHSERISGVEDMESDEHAEPSPMSTSGDKESSQGDAL from the exons ATGAGCCAACTTTCTATTGATTTTGAGGGATCAATGGAGTTAAAAGTTTCATCTCCAAAACCAGGGGGCCTTTCTCCTTCTGATTGCATTAGTGATCCTGAGGAGAAGGAattaagtgatgatgatgatgacgatcgAAACCACAAGCATCGTAGACGAGACACTCGTTCTCAGTCTTTGGAGACAGATACTCTTGATCAAGTTATAACAAGGCCATTCAGAAACAGAAACAAACCTTTTGTAAATGGGAACTCTTTTAGGGATAATGACTCTCAAGCGAGTACACCATGGAGAAATCAAAATTCTACTGACTTTTCTGTAAAGTTTGATAAAAGACGCCCAGGGTCAACATCACTGCCTCGAGCACCTTTTGATTTGAATCATAGAATCCGGGCAAACCAAGCATTTCCTGGAGACCTTGGTCCTGGTAGGGGAAGAGGAAGGGACTATGGATCATGGAGCCAACGCGGCCCTAGGTTCAACTCAGATTTTGCTTCTCAAATGGTTCAGCAGGGCTCCATTCGTCCGAGTCTTTTTCCTGGGCGTGGATTGCCAAATGTTTCCAGTGCACAAAGTGGATCCTGGAATGCATTTGGATTGATTCCAGGAATACCAAATGGTTCCATGGATACACTACATTCCATTGGCTTGCAAGGAACACTCCGACCACCAATCCATTCTTCATTAAACATGGGGATTCCTCTCCCAAGATGTAGAGACTTTGAGGAGCGTGGATTTTGTCTTAGAGGAGATATGTGCCCAATGGAGCATGGTGTGAATCGGATCGTTATTGAAGATGTCCAG AGTCTTTCTCAGTTCAACCTCCCTGTGTCGATTCCGAATGCACACTTACTGGGAAAACCCACAGGCCCTGGATCTCTACCATCAGTGAGTGCATCCTCAACTGCATTGCTGAATAGCAAAAGCTTACATGGAAAAACGAGCAAGACTGGTGTCACTGATGATGGCTTGGGCGTGAATGGTTCGTATTCTGGTCCTGGTTATGCAGATGGTGCTGATTTGTATGACCCTGATCAACCCCTGTGGAATAATAACTGTCCCGAAACCTCAAATGCCCTACTAGGCCTGCAATCACCCAGGAATGATGAAACTGAAACCTTGTTGAACGATGCTGATAATGAATTCCCAATTAGAAGTGTTGGGACAGCTTCCAGTTCACAGAGTACAAGCATGTCCGTGTGGGGTAGAATTGGTAGTTCAAAAAGTAGATTAGATGTGAAGGAGAAAATTGAACCTGTAATAAATTCTTCAGATTATATTGAGAGTGATACGAAGGAAGGTAAGGAGGCATTAGTCAACATTCAAACTCCACCACGTCAAGGAAAGCGTATAATTGCAGAGGATGGCCCAAACACCATGGATTCATTACCCAAGACGCCTTTTGATTCCACTCGTAACATCCGGAGACCATCTCAAAAAGCACTGCGTACTCTATTTGTCAATGGCATCCCTCAGAAAAACAACAAAAGGGAGGCTCTTCTTTCTCATTTTCAAAAATTTGGAGAGGTTATTGACATCTATATTCCAtcaaatagtgaacgagcttttaTCCAGTTTTCAAGGAGGGAAGAGGCTGAAGCTGCTTTAACAGCACCTGATGCTGTAATGGGTAACCGATTTATCAGGTTGTGGTGGGCTAATCGTGATAGAATTCCTGATGAGGGGACAGGCACTCCCAGTAATTTTTCTGGAACTCCCCATGGTGTAACAACTGGTTCAGTGCCACTGCCACCCCATTCATCTGGTGCTAGTATTAGCAAGGATAATCTTCAATCTGCTGCTCCAAAGGGTAGTATTGTCCATGCATCTGATGCTTCTCTACCTGCCATTGATAACTCCAAGCCTATCACCTCAAATGATCCGAAGGCCCCACCTCTGCAGAAAAAGCTAGATAGTTTAGAGCAGTTGAAGGAGGAACTTCGCAAGAAGCAGGAAATGCTGGCCCAGAAAAGGAATGACTTTCGTCGCCAGTTGGACAAGCTTGAGAAACAA GCTACTGGACCCAAGGGTGAGACAGACACAGAGCAAGCTGCTAAGAGACCCAAAGTGGGAACAACAACCGAAGCTGGTAAAGCTGTGACTCCAAACTCCTCAAATCCTTCTCCTGCGGATGCAATGCATGCTGAAATGACTGATAAGAACAAATCAGGGGAGAGCATTGTGTCCTGTAGTCCAAAACCCAGTACACCTGTGGTGCTGCAGCAATCTCCTAGCTTGAAGCTGCAGACTATCCGTCCATTGGGACCACTGGGTTCACCTTCTCCTTTGAATAGATATAAATTAGACAACCGTCCTACTGGATTTAAAATTCTTCCTCCTTTACCAGCTGGATTTGCAAAt GTTGCTATTATGAAGGAACACTTCTCACCCTACGGTGATCTTTCTAATGCGGAATTAGAAGATCTGGAATCCCGTGAAGGTGATAGTGAGTTGGAGAAATCAAAAGATTGCTCAGCTCGTATAACTTTCACAACACGCCGCTCAGCAGAGAGGGCATTTCTCAATGGTAAATGCTGGGAAGGGCACGATCTGAAATTTATATGGCTGACATCTAGCACCGGCAATGACCGCAGTGGTAGAGAAAACTCTCCATCTACCACCCCTAAGGGGCCATTACCGGTTGATACTCAGCCTGCAGATAAAGAAGCATGCATTGATTCCCAGGAAGCTGCTGCATCAGGAAATGGAGAACCGGAACATTCTGAACGAATAAGTGGCGTTGAGGACATGGAATCGGATGAACATGCCGAACCTAGTCCAATGTCAACATCAGGCGACAAAGAGTCATCCCAGGGCGATGCATTGTAA